A stretch of the Leguminivora glycinivorella isolate SPB_JAAS2020 chromosome 2, LegGlyc_1.1, whole genome shotgun sequence genome encodes the following:
- the LOC125238185 gene encoding solute carrier family 2, facilitated glucose transporter member 6-like: MTAVNTSSKKASVYKQWTVGFIATTSMLTYGLQSGWVSPAIPTLQSENSPAGYPLSNYEISLIASGISVLATFTAVIYGYISDAIGRRWTLVAIVVPQILCFALKLISAHPICLMVSQACAGVAGGGIFTVSPIYIKEIAQDSLRGVMGSSGMFLGILGQLTMYAMGGYMSYYTVLWIVVWLPILNLIALFKIPESPAFLIKKGKVEEATKVMAWLRGVEETDKEVERDISIAKNEIATYENLPAVSWKTILSNKVSRRALFFSFLALTLLDLGGNYAILVYASVILQDSGVTISPELQALSFPALFALGCLLSIFTVEKFGRKPLMITSAILIGVPLAVLGTLLLIQEKGGSFPSWLTAVCICACLYASGLLYPLPYVVMSEIFSIELRTKVLGVIVTSGWLFCALQALLFTPISEYFGRYTLFFGFACFNFIGAVLCYITMPETKGKTVEQIEKEFGGGK; this comes from the exons ATGAcggctgtcaatacaagttcTAAAAAGGCTTCTGTGTATAAGCAATGGACTGTGGGATTTATTG CAACGACAAGCATGCTAACCTACGGACTGCAATCCGGCTGGGTGTCGCCTGCAATCCCCACGCTGCAGTCGGAAAACAGTCCAGCCGGCTACCCTTTGTCCAACTACGAGATTTCTTTAATAGCCAGTGGCATTAGTGTCCTAGCGACCTTCACGGCCGTAATATATGGATACATATCGGACGCTATTGGCCGACGATGGACTTTAGTCGCTATAGTTGTACCACAGATC CTATGTTTCGCATTGAAGCTAATCTCCGCTCATCCTATATGCCTCATGGTATCCCAAGCTTGCGCAGGAGTCGCCGGCGGAGGCATCTTCACTGTCTCTCCCATATACATCAAGGAAATCGCACAGGATTCTTTGAGAGGCGTTATGGGATCGTCTGGCATGTTTTTAGGA ATTCTTGGTCAGCTGACAATGTATGCGATGGGTGGATACATGAGCTATTACACAGTCCTCTGGATAGTAGTGTGGCTGCCTATTCTGAATTTAATAGCACTATTTAAAATACCGGAATCACCAGCTTTCTTAATCAAAAAAGGAAAAGTCGAG gaagcAACTAAAGTCATGGCCTGGCTGAGAGGAGTGGAAGAAACTGATAAAGAAGTGGAGAGGGACATTTCAATCGCTAAAAATGAAATAGCAACATACGAAAATTTACCTGCAGTATCATGGAAGACTATCc tgTCAAACAAAGTATCCAGAAGAGCTCTTTTTTTCTCTTTTCTCGCACTTACATTGTTGGACTTGGGAGGAAATTACGCAATTCTCGTATATGCTTCGGTGATCCTTCAAGACTCCGGAGTGACAATTTCCCCAGAGCTGCAAGCTTTGTCTTTCCCAGCCCTTTTTGCACTGGGGTGCCTGTTATCTATTTTCACTGTGGAAAAATTCGGAAGAAAG CCATTGATGATAACTAGTGCAATTTTAATCGGAGTGCCTCTGGCAGTATTGGGAACATTACTTCTCATACAAGAAAAGGGAGGTTCCTTTCCATCTTGGTTAACAGCCGTTTGTATATGTGCATGCTTGTACGCCAGTGGACTGCTATATCCTCTACCTTATGTGGTCATGTCGGAAATTTTCAGCATAGAG CTGAGAACAAAAGTGCTCGGTGTGATTGTGACGTCCGGCTGGTTGTTCTGCGCGCTTCAGGCTTTGCTGTTTACGCCAATATCCGAATATTTCGGGAGATACACCCTGTTCTTCGGCTTCGCCTGCTTCAACTTTATAGGAGCTGTCTTGTGTTATATAACCATGCCGGAAACAAAAGGAAAGACTGTTGAGCAGATTGAAAAAGAATTTGGAGGTGGAAAATAA